A portion of the Halobacillus ihumii genome contains these proteins:
- the rpoN gene encoding RNA polymerase factor sigma-54: MKLELLQKQKMIMTPHLNQAITMLQYNTVEMEQFIQEESLENPMIELEEPKREVSFSEDIPMSAYRAKPASHMEADQLDTLSREEKTLTDHLNEQTCFLHLQEKERMIINYLILSLDDNGYLTVSPAETARLLRVSKMDVDRGISMLQQLEPAGVGARNLQECLLLQLRAHRPDNQAAERVIAEYLDSLAQHKWNEIASRLAISLEQVKSIAQLIQSLDPKPGAALSPASTKYLVPDIILENEEGNYKISLNDRFLPTIQMNKQYSGYLGQNNDASAYLSKHYQRYVWLLKSIEQRRTTIINVTKVIIAKQMEFLGSGDIGMLQPMTMKDVAEEVDVHESTVSRATKNKVIQTPRGTYELRLFFTSKLGGNEDGTSSAKVKTLLKQLISSENKKRPLSDQKISYHFKQQEGVKVSRRTIAKYREELRILPSSKRKEI; encoded by the coding sequence GATTATGACACCTCATTTAAATCAAGCCATTACGATGCTTCAATATAACACGGTGGAAATGGAACAGTTCATTCAGGAAGAATCGCTGGAAAATCCGATGATCGAACTGGAAGAGCCCAAACGGGAAGTTTCTTTTTCAGAAGATATCCCCATGTCGGCTTACCGTGCAAAACCGGCATCCCATATGGAGGCAGATCAACTGGACACGTTAAGCAGGGAAGAAAAAACCTTAACGGACCATTTAAATGAACAGACATGCTTCCTCCATCTGCAGGAAAAAGAACGTATGATTATAAATTATCTGATTCTCAGCCTTGACGATAACGGTTATTTAACGGTCAGCCCTGCTGAGACGGCCCGTTTACTCCGGGTATCAAAAATGGACGTAGATCGCGGAATCAGCATGCTGCAGCAGCTTGAACCAGCCGGTGTCGGTGCAAGAAATCTGCAGGAATGCCTGCTCTTACAATTACGAGCCCATCGTCCGGATAACCAGGCAGCTGAAAGAGTCATCGCAGAATACCTTGACAGTTTAGCTCAACATAAGTGGAATGAGATCGCCAGCCGGCTTGCTATCTCATTGGAACAAGTAAAATCCATAGCCCAGCTCATTCAAAGTCTTGATCCAAAGCCTGGCGCTGCTTTGTCGCCAGCCTCAACCAAATATCTTGTACCCGATATTATCCTGGAAAATGAAGAGGGCAATTATAAAATCTCGCTAAATGATCGATTTCTCCCGACGATTCAAATGAATAAACAATACTCCGGTTACTTAGGGCAGAATAACGACGCGTCCGCTTATCTGTCGAAACATTACCAGCGATACGTATGGCTTTTAAAAAGCATTGAGCAGCGCCGCACTACCATTATCAACGTAACGAAAGTGATCATCGCGAAACAGATGGAGTTCCTGGGATCTGGAGATATAGGAATGCTTCAGCCTATGACGATGAAAGACGTGGCAGAAGAAGTCGATGTTCATGAATCAACCGTGAGTCGAGCCACAAAGAATAAAGTGATTCAAACACCCAGAGGAACCTATGAGCTTCGCCTGTTTTTCACTTCTAAACTGGGGGGAAACGAAGATGGTACTTCGTCGGCCAAGGTGAAAACTTTGCTAAAACAACTCATTTCTAGTGAAAATAAAAAAAGACCGCTTTCGGATCAAAAAATCTCTTATCACTTTAAACAACAAGAAGGGGTCAAGGTATCAAGAAGAACCATTGCTAAATATCGAGAAGAGTTAAGGATTTTGCCGTCATCAAAACGTAAAGAAATCTAG
- a CDS encoding helix-turn-helix domain-containing protein — MNAEMIANYIKEINPRESHDQKMQTAVRGFIELFPFLRVSLFAYSPLTFIGESMIRMDDSGTYTPGDIREDVRKIPAVHSVVHTKRAALVSHAGFPDKYVNRFNLSSLIIVPVMHCSTVVGTIFLDRYTGPDPLEKDILTLLEQYGKCLGQLLYEPHPSAVALSKRETEVMQQIAYGYSMKEIAELLGISPLTVRDYVGSALKKLKVKHRGQGIAESIRLGLIH; from the coding sequence ATGAACGCTGAAATGATTGCCAACTATATCAAGGAAATCAATCCTCGAGAATCACACGATCAAAAGATGCAGACAGCTGTTCGAGGTTTTATTGAGTTGTTTCCTTTTTTACGTGTATCTTTGTTTGCTTACTCACCGCTGACCTTCATAGGTGAAAGCATGATCAGAATGGATGATTCCGGCACCTATACCCCAGGTGATATTCGGGAAGATGTCCGCAAGATTCCAGCTGTACATTCGGTCGTTCACACTAAAAGAGCTGCACTCGTCAGCCATGCGGGTTTTCCGGACAAGTATGTAAATCGTTTCAACCTGTCGTCGTTAATTATCGTTCCCGTTATGCATTGTTCTACCGTCGTCGGTACGATTTTTCTAGACAGATACACAGGACCTGATCCTCTGGAAAAGGATATATTGACACTCCTTGAGCAATACGGCAAATGTCTGGGGCAGCTCCTATACGAGCCTCATCCTTCTGCAGTCGCCCTCAGTAAACGTGAGACAGAGGTAATGCAGCAAATCGCTTACGGTTATTCGATGAAAGAAATAGCAGAGCTGCTGGGAATTAGTCCTTTAACGGTAAGGGATTACGTAGGTTCAGCCTTGAAGAAATTGAAAGTAAAACATCGTGGACAGGGAATCGCTGAGTCCATTCGGTTAGGATTGATTCACTAA
- a CDS encoding R2-like ligand-binding oxidase — MRKQMLTTSPRGIQEDSFPFRLYQKAKRLGVWDPRDIDFSQDKEDWQTLTKPQQQSVLRLISQFQSGEEAVTLDLLPEMMLIAKQGRIEEEMYLTTFLFEEAKHTEFFRIVLNVIDERDDLSHFHTDTYKQIFYEILPEAMNRLRTDESPEALAEAAVVFVYNMFVEGVLAETGYWSFYRMLDSFGKMPGLMKGIEYLKRDESRHIAYGTFLLQRLVCEHPHLFDHITQKLNELAPLSLQLNQEGAEQSAYDTPLEETVQFSQNQLSLRLEKIARARGKTIEELYKTKENV; from the coding sequence ATGAGAAAACAAATGCTGACGACAAGTCCGCGCGGGATTCAGGAGGACTCCTTTCCGTTTCGGTTGTATCAAAAGGCAAAGCGATTAGGAGTGTGGGACCCTCGCGATATCGATTTTAGCCAGGATAAAGAAGATTGGCAGACATTAACCAAACCGCAGCAACAATCTGTACTAAGATTGATCTCTCAATTCCAGTCGGGTGAGGAAGCTGTTACTTTGGATCTGCTGCCCGAGATGATGCTGATCGCTAAACAAGGCCGCATTGAAGAGGAAATGTACTTAACCACTTTCTTATTTGAGGAGGCCAAGCATACCGAGTTTTTCCGGATCGTATTGAACGTAATCGATGAACGAGACGACCTTTCTCATTTTCACACGGACACATATAAACAGATTTTTTATGAGATTTTACCCGAAGCTATGAATCGGCTTCGTACGGATGAATCACCTGAAGCACTTGCTGAGGCTGCTGTTGTGTTTGTGTACAACATGTTTGTCGAAGGGGTGTTGGCAGAGACAGGATATTGGTCTTTCTATCGAATGCTTGATTCATTCGGGAAAATGCCTGGACTTATGAAAGGGATCGAATATTTAAAGCGAGATGAATCGAGACATATTGCTTATGGAACCTTTTTGCTGCAGCGACTTGTATGTGAACACCCACACTTATTTGATCATATCACACAGAAATTGAATGAACTTGCTCCGTTGTCCTTGCAATTAAATCAGGAAGGAGCGGAACAATCCGCCTATGACACGCCGCTTGAGGAAACCGTTCAGTTTTCCCAGAATCAGTTATCCCTTCGTCTTGAAAAAATAGCCCGTGCAAGAGGAAAAACCATTGAGGAGCTATATAAGACGAAGGAAAATGTGTAA